GGTCATAGCAAAGTGGTTACTTACAGAACCGGAGATAATTATCATGGACGAACCGACCAGAGGTATCGATGTCGGTGCCAAACGAGATATCTATCTGCTTTTGGGAGAACTTGTTCAAGCCGGTAAGGCTGTATTGATGATCTCGTCTGAGATCCCCGAAATTATGGGTGTTGCAGATCGTATTCTTGTTATGGCCGAAGGAAGAATTACCGGAGAACTTGATCGTAAAGATTTTTCTCAAGAGAAGATTATGTATTTTGCTTCACAATTCGACAAAGGAAATGAGAATGAAGAAAATTAGGAATTTTATGTCGCTACACTCAATGCGGGAGTTGGGAATTGTTTTTGTTTTTGCTGCAATCCTCCTGATTCTCATAATCCTTTCGCCAAATGCTTTTGCGAGGCCTGCCAATTTAATTAATATCATCAAGCAGGCTTCGATAAACGGCATTCTTGCCATGGGCATGATGTTTGTCATCATTAGCGACGGTATAGACCTTTCCGTGGGATCCATTGTTGCACTGACAGGGGTCGTTTCTGCAAGTTTCGCACATCCTGGCGAGTATCCACTTATCGTTCCAATTATTCTCGCCCTTAGCATCGGACTTTTTGTCGGATGGCTTAATGGAGTAGGAGTTGCCGTTGGAAATATCCCGGCCTTCATCGTTACATTAGGAATGATGACCATGATTCGAGGGGTTGCCTTAATTGTAAGCAGAGGCGCTCCTGTCTTCGGCGTTACCAAAGCCTATGAATTTATTGCAGGCGGTTTTCTTTTTGATCGCATTCCGCTTCTTGTAGTCTATTTTACCATCATTACCTTAATAAGCGCATATATACTTACAAAGACGGTTTTTGGCAGAAGGGTCTATGCCGTCGGTGGTAATGATATTTCAGCGGCTTTTTCCGGAATCAACGTAAAGAAAATTCGCATCTCAGTGTACATGATTTCAGGACTTTTGGCAGGATTTGCCGGCTTGCTTCTTGCATCGAGAACCGTATCAGGAAATCCAACTGCTGGACAGTCTTACGAACTTGATGCAATAGCAGCAGCCGTTATCGGTGGTGTAAGCATGTCCGGAGGCTCCGGAAAATGGTACGGCACGGTTATCGGTGCTCTCTTAATTGCTGTGATAGGAAATGGGCTTGATATTCTGAATGTGTCATCTCATTACCAATTAGTCATCAAGGGGGCAATTATCATTTCCGCCGTCCTTCTTGATGTAAAAGGAAAGGAAAAAGCGGCATAACGCCGTTTAAAATAACTTTCACGACGAGGAGGATTCTTTATGAGAAAAGTCTTACTAATGACAATGGGCATCATGTTGATGACATCAAGTCTTTTGTTTGCCGCAGGATCGGCAGAAGATGGGGCTGCTAAGCCAAAGAGATATGCGCTTATGATGAGCCACATGACAAATGCCTTTACCATGGAATTGTCGGATGCCGTAAAATCAAAGGCAAAGGAGTTGGGTGTCGATCTTACCGTCTTTGACGGCGGCCAGGATGTTTCAAAACAAATTAGCCAAGTAGAATCGGCAATAAACCAAGGCTATGCCGGCATTCTCATTGAGCCTGCTTCGGTAGATGGAATCAAACCTGCGGCAGAAGCGGCAAAGAAGGCAGGAATCCCTCTAATTACCGTTAATCAGCGGATCACCGATCAGGAACTTGCCAGTGCCTATGTCGGTGCGAATCCGGTTGAAGGTGGCGAACTTGAAATGCGTACCGCTGCAGAAGCAATTGGGGGAAAGGGGAAAGTTGCTTTCCTTCTCGGTCCTCTTGGTTCGGATGCACAGATAGGCAGAACTCAAGGATACTATAATGTTCTGAAAGAGTATCCAGGAATCGAAGTCGCATACGAACAGAGCGCAAATTGGCGGACAGACGAGGCCTTAAAGCTCGTAGAGAATTGGTTACAGACTGGTGTGGAACTAAAAGCAATTGTGGCCAACAACGACGGTATGGCCCTTGGCGCCCTTAAGGCTGTTGAAGATGCAAAAATGCTTGATAAGATTAAGATCTATGGTCTTGATGCTACACCTGATGCACTTGCTGCGGTTAAAGAAGGTCGTTTGTCTGCAACAATCTCACAGAGCACCACGGAACAAGGTATGGTCGCCATGGAAACCATCGTCAAAATAGTCAATGGGGAGAAGGTGCCAGCCGAGATAATCGTCGGCCACACCTTATTGGATAAAAAGGCTGTCGACCAAATGGCCAAAAACTAAAAACGAGAGAATCCTTTTGAAGGTAAAGGCTTGTTCCGGCTCTTGATCTGAATGGGTAAGCCTTTACCTCATAATATCAATCATGCTTTATCCACTTGAAATGACTAAAATTGCCTTAATACTTTACTTCCCATAATGTATATTCTGTCTACTAATGTTGCAAAAGCAAAAGTAAGTTAGGCCTCCTCGTCCCGTTGTCAGAAGATGGAAAAATCGTTACACTTTTTGGCATGACGACACCAACAATATTGGAAGACGAAACATTGTATACAGATGCAAAAAGCCCTGATCAGGCATTTTCCCGACTTGCGGCAATCATTAAGCTTCTCCGAGGCCCGGAAGGATGTCCCTGGGATAAAAAGCAGACCATCTCATCAATGGCTCCTCAACTATTGGAAGAGACGTATGAGGTTATCGATGGAGTCAAGGAAGAGGACCTTGCCAATACACGGGAAGAGCTTGGTGATGTTTATCTTGTAACGACCATGATGGCCCAAATCTTATCTGAGGATGGCCTAAGCTCTCACACCGAAATTCTGAATGAGGTGTGCAATAAATTGATTCGTCGTCACCCACATGTTTTTTCCGGGGCGACTGCTGAGAATCCTGAAGAGGTTCTTAAACTCTGGAATGATGTAAAAGAAAATGTTGAAGGGAAAAAGAAACCTACTTCGATTCTTTCTTCTGTGAAACGGTCGCTGCCCCCACTTGAACGGGCTTATAAGCTTCAGAAAAAGGCTTCCAAGGTCGGTTTTGATTGGACTAATTCTCATGATGTATGGAAAAAGATACAGGAAGAGTTCGATGAATTGGTAGAGGCCTATGAAGAACATGATAAGGATCATGCCGAGGAAGAACTTGGTGATTTCCTTTTTTCGGTTATCAACATATGCCGTTTCCTTGATATAGATCCGGCTCTTGCTCTTCACCGTGCTAATCAGAAGTTCTGTTCTCGCTTCACCTATGTTGAGGATAAAATGAAGGAGGCCGGATACCAACTCTCGAAGGAGTATATGGCTGCTATGGATCGGTTTTGGAACGATGCAAAAACCGAAGGCCTATAAAATCCGCATAAGAAAGCTATGGAGTAAAAGCTGAAAAAAACTGCTCATAGCTGATCAGTTCGGGCTCTGGAGATCCGCCTCCCCTGCCTTTGTCATTTCGTTTCCGGGCAAGTGTCGCAGTACGAGTAACGGTGAACTCTGGGAAAAAGTTTTTGGTTTCCTGCGAAAACCCCTCCATATAATAGCGCAGATTTCCGTCCTTCCGTCCCGTATCGGCAAGATAGAGTCTAAGGCCATCTTTTTCATGATTAACCGAAGAGTCGGCAGGAAGACTCTTTTTTAGATAAGCATATAATAGATTTAAACGATCTTTCTGTTCTGCTGTTATCGTATATACAGATCCACCATAGGCTGCCATGAGCGAAACCTTTTTCTCTCCGGCAGGCGGAGCGCAAACCTCTGAACACATTGAAATAGCAAAATCATCGGGAAGTACATTGTTCAATTTTTTCACGAGTCCCTGAAAGCCTTTCTCACGCTCCTGCTTTTTATCATCATTTTCAAGAAGAATATTAACCATTAGATATTCCGCATTCGATTCAACACCGAGCATCAACGGATTCGCGAAGGTCAACTTTGGTTTCGGATTAAAGCCTTGTGAAAAAGCAAGTCTGATCTGCGCACGCTGAAATGATCGCTCAAAGATCGTCATTGTATTGATATGGCTTAAAAAGGAAGCCTTTCCCGTTTTACTGAAACGGCAGAGAAGTGTCAGCTGGGATTCATTCTCAATGGGCCGATCTTTCATCGACGAATTTTGAGGCTCGGGCCCTCTTACAGGGGCTTCCGTTTCAACGATTGAAACATCTGAGACGCAGATTCCACAGTTATGATCACAGGGAACAGAGCAGATGGAGGTTAAAACAGCCTCCTCCGCTCGCTTCTTTTCTCGCTTAAGAAAACCCTTTCCGACACCAAGATCTATAGTATCCCAAGGCAGACTCTCGTCAAGCCTCTTTTCTTCCAGAATCTCTTTCGCAATATTCCAGCCTGAATTTGCAAAGAGTTCCCGCCAGAGATCCCGTTTGACATGCTCTTCCCATGCGTCGAGACCTGCTCCACGCTTAAAGGCTTGCTCGATCAAGGCTCCAACCCTGGCGTCCCCCCTGGACAGAACACCTTCAAGGGGCGAAATAAAAGGATCATGATAGTTTAACTTTACTGGGCCTCTCCGGAAACGCCCCTTAAGTCGCTGCAGTTTTTCGGAAGCTTCTTCTTCGTGAAGCTGACGCGACCATTGGAATGGCGTATGGGGTTTGGGGATAAATGTTCCGACATTCACATTGATAGGCATCCGTACACTTTGCTGAATCTCTTCAATATAGTCGCCAATGTGATCGACTTCATTCTCGGTATTACCTACAGGCAGACCTATCATAAAATAAAACTTTGCCAAACGCCATCCAGCCTGTTTGGCTGTCCTGAGGATATCGATGACTTGTTCGATAGGAACACTTTTATTGATCGTTTTCTGGGCGCTATCCCCCGGTACCTCGATGGCAAAGGTCAAACCGCTTTTCCTAACCTTTGAGATTTCCTGGAGAAGCGGCAGGGTGAAGCTGTTGACTTTCAGGGAAGGCAAGGAAAACGATACACCATCGGAGGCGTATCGTTGATTGAGTAGCGTGATAAGCTGATGGATATGGCTATAATCCCCTGAAGAAAGAGAAGAGAGTGTGATCTCTCGATAACCGGCACACCGAACCAAGAATTCCACCTCTTCAAGGATATGATCAAGGGGTTTTTCACGTTTCTGGCGATAAAAGTAGCCGGCATGACAGAAGCGGCACCCGTTGGGACAGCCGCGCATAATCTCAACGACACCATGGTCTTGTACCACCTTGATATTCGGAACAGGTACAGGGCCAAGAGAAGCAGGACCGAATCCCTGCCAGGAAGCACGAATTGTCATCTCACTCTTTTCCGGGTACCATATATGCTTGCTTGTACGTAGTAGGCTGATCAGGGAATCCCTATCTGCGCCTTGACTTTTAGCGTCCGCAAGTCGTGAAACAAGGCTGGAGAATACGCTCTCTGCCTCTCCGATAAAAACCCCGTCGAAGAAAGCCCCGAAAGGAGCAGGGTTTGTTACGGCTGGTCCGCCGGCAATAACGATGGGATCCCCTTCCCTTCTTTCTTTGCTGTGAAGGGCTACGCCCCCTGCATGTAGGACATGTAAGATTGTTGTGGCGGATAATTCATACCCGATGGAAATACCGAGAAGATCGAGGCGGTTGAGGGGAATTCCATTTTCGAGGGTAAAAAGCGGTATACTGTGAACCAAAAGCTCTTCCTCGAAATCAGGAGCGGGGGCAAAAACACGTTCACAGGCGACATGTTCCAAAGCGTTTAAACTGCCGTACAATATCTTTACGGCATTATTTGACATCCCGATTTCATAAAGATCCGGGAAACAGATTCCGACACGATATAATCCAGCGAGTTCTTTACGGATCATGCCGTATTCACCACCAACATATCTACCGGGCTGCAGAACTTGATGGAGGATACCGCGAAGATCTTTTTCCGGAATAATCAAATCACTAGGTTTCACGTACACAGCCCCTAATAGTGATATCGTCTGACATAAATATTTTGAATAAGAGAAAGTCCAATTAAAGCCGTCCAGAGAGAGGAGCCACCGT
This window of the Sediminispirochaeta bajacaliforniensis DSM 16054 genome carries:
- a CDS encoding sugar ABC transporter substrate-binding protein translates to MRKVLLMTMGIMLMTSSLLFAAGSAEDGAAKPKRYALMMSHMTNAFTMELSDAVKSKAKELGVDLTVFDGGQDVSKQISQVESAINQGYAGILIEPASVDGIKPAAEAAKKAGIPLITVNQRITDQELASAYVGANPVEGGELEMRTAAEAIGGKGKVAFLLGPLGSDAQIGRTQGYYNVLKEYPGIEVAYEQSANWRTDEALKLVENWLQTGVELKAIVANNDGMALGALKAVEDAKMLDKIKIYGLDATPDALAAVKEGRLSATISQSTTEQGMVAMETIVKIVNGEKVPAEIIVGHTLLDKKAVDQMAKN
- the mazG gene encoding nucleoside triphosphate pyrophosphohydrolase, whose product is MTTPTILEDETLYTDAKSPDQAFSRLAAIIKLLRGPEGCPWDKKQTISSMAPQLLEETYEVIDGVKEEDLANTREELGDVYLVTTMMAQILSEDGLSSHTEILNEVCNKLIRRHPHVFSGATAENPEEVLKLWNDVKENVEGKKKPTSILSSVKRSLPPLERAYKLQKKASKVGFDWTNSHDVWKKIQEEFDELVEAYEEHDKDHAEEELGDFLFSVINICRFLDIDPALALHRANQKFCSRFTYVEDKMKEAGYQLSKEYMAAMDRFWNDAKTEGL
- a CDS encoding ABC transporter permease, with the translated sequence MKKIRNFMSLHSMRELGIVFVFAAILLILIILSPNAFARPANLINIIKQASINGILAMGMMFVIISDGIDLSVGSIVALTGVVSASFAHPGEYPLIVPIILALSIGLFVGWLNGVGVAVGNIPAFIVTLGMMTMIRGVALIVSRGAPVFGVTKAYEFIAGGFLFDRIPLLVVYFTIITLISAYILTKTVFGRRVYAVGGNDISAAFSGINVKKIRISVYMISGLLAGFAGLLLASRTVSGNPTAGQSYELDAIAAAVIGGVSMSGGSGKWYGTVIGALLIAVIGNGLDILNVSSHYQLVIKGAIIISAVLLDVKGKEKAA
- a CDS encoding TIGR03936 family radical SAM-associated protein; the encoded protein is MKPSDLIIPEKDLRGILHQVLQPGRYVGGEYGMIRKELAGLYRVGICFPDLYEIGMSNNAVKILYGSLNALEHVACERVFAPAPDFEEELLVHSIPLFTLENGIPLNRLDLLGISIGYELSATTILHVLHAGGVALHSKERREGDPIVIAGGPAVTNPAPFGAFFDGVFIGEAESVFSSLVSRLADAKSQGADRDSLISLLRTSKHIWYPEKSEMTIRASWQGFGPASLGPVPVPNIKVVQDHGVVEIMRGCPNGCRFCHAGYFYRQKREKPLDHILEEVEFLVRCAGYREITLSSLSSGDYSHIHQLITLLNQRYASDGVSFSLPSLKVNSFTLPLLQEISKVRKSGLTFAIEVPGDSAQKTINKSVPIEQVIDILRTAKQAGWRLAKFYFMIGLPVGNTENEVDHIGDYIEEIQQSVRMPINVNVGTFIPKPHTPFQWSRQLHEEEASEKLQRLKGRFRRGPVKLNYHDPFISPLEGVLSRGDARVGALIEQAFKRGAGLDAWEEHVKRDLWRELFANSGWNIAKEILEEKRLDESLPWDTIDLGVGKGFLKREKKRAEEAVLTSICSVPCDHNCGICVSDVSIVETEAPVRGPEPQNSSMKDRPIENESQLTLLCRFSKTGKASFLSHINTMTIFERSFQRAQIRLAFSQGFNPKPKLTFANPLMLGVESNAEYLMVNILLENDDKKQEREKGFQGLVKKLNNVLPDDFAISMCSEVCAPPAGEKKVSLMAAYGGSVYTITAEQKDRLNLLYAYLKKSLPADSSVNHEKDGLRLYLADTGRKDGNLRYYMEGFSQETKNFFPEFTVTRTATLARKRNDKGRGGGSPEPELISYEQFFSAFTP